GTAGGGGCGGGGCGCGGTCGCGGCGTCGACGCGCACCGTGCTGCGCTGCAGGCCGAACTGGTCGGCGGTGAGGTCGGCCGGGTCGAGCGAGCGGACCGGGCCGGCCGCCGGGGCCGTCCCCGGTGCGGTGTCGCCGCCGGGCCCGGAGCCGGTGCCGGAGCCGGTGCCCGCGTCGGTCTCCCCGGCGAGCGCCCGCTGGGCGAGGTGCAGCGGCATGAGCAGGCGCGTGTCGGCGAGCAGGAGCTCGTCCCCGGAGATCTCCGCCCGGGCGAGCGAGGCGGTCGCCGTCACCGCCGGGAGACTGTCCGCGGGCAGGTCGGGCAGGTGGTAGTGGGCCGCCACCGCGCGGAGGCGCGCGTCGTCCTCCTGCACGACCTGGTGCCGGGCCGTGCCGAGCGTGTCGACGATCGCGGTGGGGGTCGGGATCTCGACGCGACGCCCCTGCCGCCCGCGCCCCGACCGGCCGCGGCCGCTGCCCCGGTGGGCGCGGCGGAACTCCTGGACGATGAACCCCCACGTCATCGTCGCGTCGTGGCAGACGAGGGTGCGCCCGTCGAGGAGCCGGGAGAGCGTCTGCGCGACGGTCGCGAAGCCCGGGGCCTGGGCCAGATCCGCCTCCGTGTATCCGTGGAGGTGCCACGGGCCGGGGTCGTCGCCCGGGTTGAGCTGCTGGACGAACCCGGTCACCCGGTGGGTGCCGTCGGCGGCCGGGCCGGTCGACGTGCCGTCCGGGCCCGCCCCGGCGTCGGCGGGGGTCTCGACGACGGTGTCGCGGTGCACCGGGCCGCGGTTGCCGGTGAACGTCACCGGGGAGCCGTCGGCGGCGTGGAGCGTCGCGGCGAAGGCGACCATCCGGGAGGTCGTCGGGTGGATCCCCGAGGTAGCGACGGTGAGCGCGACGTACGGGGCCTGCTCGACCGTGGGGAGGTCGCCCTGGAAGGTCTTCGGCTGGTGGACGCGCCGGCCGGCCGGGGGGCCCGACGCCGTCGCCGGCGCCGTCCCGTCCGCGGGGCCGCCCGTCGATCCGTTCGCCGACCCGGTGGCCGGGGTGGTCGTCCGGGTGCCGGAGCCGGCGCGGCGCACGACGCGGCGACGGCCGCGCCGGCGACGCTGGGGCTGGGGGCGGGACCCGCCGGACGCGTGGTGGCCGGATCCGGACTCCCCGTCGGCTGCCGGGGTGGAGGGGGAGTCGGATCCGGAGGACGTCATGCGGAGCATTCTACTGACCGGCGGGGACCCGACCCAAGCGGTGCCCCGCCCGCCGGTCCGGGACGTGGCCGGGGAGCCGGCCCGGACAGTGGGTGGGGAGCCGGCCCGGACGGTGGGTGGGGAGGTCGGTGGGAAGGCCCGCGGGGAATAGGGGCACGGGGAAAGTCGTCGGACCCGGAAAAGGCCCGTCACGCTTCGCGGGAATGGTGCGCGGAGTCGTCCGGACGCGGGCGCGGGACACGGCGACTTTCCGAACGGAGGGCCCCGGGGTTTCCGACGCCCACCTCCCCGCCGCATGGCGCGTGAGGTGGGACCGGGCGATAATGTGAGTGGACGCGTGGTCCGTGCACGGGCGGCGTCGACCCCCGCTGCTCCTGTGCGACCTCAGGGAAAGCGCGGAGAATGCCCCTGAGTGGTCTCAAGGAAACCTGAGAGCGAAGCCCCCAGAGAACTCCCCTCGGACACCGGCAATATCCACGCCCGTGGTTAATCCTGTGTTTGTTTTGCCCCCGGACGGGAGGGCGTCCTGCGGGAATGTGGCGTCGAAAAGTGGTGCCGGGTCGTCATCGGGCGTCAGGAATCACTACGCTGGTCTCATGCTCCCAGAAGACACAGGATCACACGCCCCCGCGGGCAGGACCGGCGGATCGTCGACCGGGGCTCCCTACGGTGCCCCGGGTACCACGGTGCGCCGTCAGGACCCCGTTCGCCGGGTCGGTAAGAAGACCGGCCCGAAGCCCCGTTTCTCCCGCCAGGACGTCATCGACGCGGCGCTCGACATCGGGATCAACTCCTTCACGATGGCGGCGGTCGCGTCCCGTCTCGGCGTCGCGGCCCCGGCCGTCTACCGCCTGTTCGACGGCCGTGACGACGTCACCCGTGCCTGCCTCGTCGAGGTCGTCGCCGAGATGCCCCGCCCGGACGAGGACGCCGACTGGGAGGCCGTCATCCGCCACTGGGCCGAGCGCACGTGGGAGACCAGCGAGAAGTACCCGGGCCTCGCCCGCCTGCTCATGTCCTCGCCGGAGAACTACGAGCACATCCGTGACCGTCTCCAGTCGATGCTCACCACCGTCGTCGACCGTGGCTTCACCCCGGGCCAGGCCGCGTTCGCCCTCGACCTCGTCCTCGGCATGACCCTGTCGAGCTTCCTCGGCGGGTCCTCCGTCCGCAGCGCCGTGGCCGACGTCGCCGTCGCCGCCGAGGCGCAGGGCCGGGAGTTCGACCGGTCCTCGATGGAGCGCTCCGACCGGGAGATCTTCGAGTACAAGCTCCAGTTCATCATCGACGGCATGAAGGACCACTGCCCGGACATCTGACGTCCCGGACGGTGCCCCCGACAGACGACGGGTGCCGCCCCCGCCACCACCACGGTGGCCGGGGCGGCACCCGTCGCGTGCGTCCGGGGGCCGGTCGGCGCCGGTCGGAC
The sequence above is drawn from the Corynebacterium bovis DSM 20582 = CIP 54.80 genome and encodes:
- a CDS encoding TetR/AcrR family transcriptional regulator — protein: MLPEDTGSHAPAGRTGGSSTGAPYGAPGTTVRRQDPVRRVGKKTGPKPRFSRQDVIDAALDIGINSFTMAAVASRLGVAAPAVYRLFDGRDDVTRACLVEVVAEMPRPDEDADWEAVIRHWAERTWETSEKYPGLARLLMSSPENYEHIRDRLQSMLTTVVDRGFTPGQAAFALDLVLGMTLSSFLGGSSVRSAVADVAVAAEAQGREFDRSSMERSDREIFEYKLQFIIDGMKDHCPDI
- a CDS encoding BRCT domain-containing protein, with translation MTSSGSDSPSTPAADGESGSGHHASGGSRPQPQRRRRGRRRVVRRAGSGTRTTTPATGSANGSTGGPADGTAPATASGPPAGRRVHQPKTFQGDLPTVEQAPYVALTVATSGIHPTTSRMVAFAATLHAADGSPVTFTGNRGPVHRDTVVETPADAGAGPDGTSTGPAADGTHRVTGFVQQLNPGDDPGPWHLHGYTEADLAQAPGFATVAQTLSRLLDGRTLVCHDATMTWGFIVQEFRRAHRGSGRGRSGRGRQGRRVEIPTPTAIVDTLGTARHQVVQEDDARLRAVAAHYHLPDLPADSLPAVTATASLARAEISGDELLLADTRLLMPLHLAQRALAGETDAGTGSGTGSGPGGDTAPGTAPAAGPVRSLDPADLTADQFGLQRSTVRVDAATAPRPYENPGAWTAGSPLVQGMEIVVSPDIAGDADEIIGRAMRAGLAYSEKLNRTTSVVVCNSSHDLRGKAMHADRKGIPLVTDREFLDLLDDVRPGERTRSTTTPRTHIPAPQPSRAAHRRTGAGGSGSDGSRRSTGRGGARGQGRRPGRGGQSGGGKAGGQGGAAGGKSGGGRSGGKSGGKSGGKSGGKPGGGRSGGKPGGKSGRGRSGGASGGKSGGGRAR